From Argopecten irradians isolate NY chromosome 3, Ai_NY, whole genome shotgun sequence:
tctgaaatattgaatttattaacAGCGGAcaaagataatgaaattgtgGTTAATTTAATGTATTGCCCAAATCACTATCCTGTTGGGCCAATCTTTTGTCAGTCTCAAGCATCTGTTGTAGTTGTCGATTCCCCGTGGGACAAGTCCTTAATACTTCTAGTCAATTCCAAATATTGTCTCGGTAAACATGTCACTTCCAATGACAATACCGGGCTTCCGTCCTCTCGCTATTTGCCTGTTATATTAACAACAACCTGGGTCGACGTGATTATTTAAAGAACATTTCGTTGATAAAGGAAACATTAtctaaaaattatttcatgctAAATATATAGTAAAGAAATATTGATACTTAAAATTTTCGgtgttattttaaatatttttttactgaGCGATCTACTTGGAGACATATAGCCCCGGGAAGAGTTTGTATCGTATTCAGGAGTTTACATAGAGGCGTAGATGAAATCGGCCATGTGCCTAATTTCACAGCGAAATCACCTATTGTTGTGTTCGCTAGAATATACACCGATGTGCGAGAGAATGGGGAAACACAATAGAATAAAAACAGACATAATTTACTCATTGTCCTTGTAACATGCACACCCGAGTTGCTTTCAAGCGAGGCTGGTCGTCTGCCATTTTTAACTGTGTGTACattttttagtaaattgatCAGCTGTAGAGTAAATACTAGACATTAAATCAAAACCCCTGCTTGAATCGTTCCAAGTCGTTTTCAGGCCGATGCCCGCCCCCTCTGGTGTTGGGTTTCATGATTGACACTGTTGCCTTGGAGATCAATTTTCTCAGCCTTCGTGTGAATAACGATATACGGTGTAGGTCGTCGAACCGACCAATGAACGAAGCCCGTTCAACCATTACACTCAGTCATACTGTATAGCATGGGGCTAGGTTTAGAATAGACAGATTCAATATCACAACACACTGAAATTgttgttttcttcttttaacAGTGCATTTTAGACCTGGGAACGGGGCAGCCGTTGGACCCTACGCGGACCATCCGATGTTGCACGAACCTGCTCCGTCCTCCGGAGTCGGGTCGCCGTCTCCGGCGATGCTTCCATCCTTCGGATTTACTCAGGAACAGGTAGCTTGTGTTTGTGAAGTTTTACAACAGGGAGGAAACATTGACAGACTGGCCAGATTCTTATGGTCATTACCCGCGTGTGAACATTTACACAAAAATGAAAGTGTATTAAAAGCTAAGGCTGTTGTGGCGTTCCATAGAGGAAACTTTAAAGAACTTTataaaattcttgaaattaaTAACTTTTCGCCCCATAACCATCCTAAACTCCAGGCTCTGTGGCTGAAGGCACATTACATAGAGGCCGAGAAACTTCGGGGTAGACCTTTAGGAGCTGTAGGGAAGTACCGCGTGAGAAGGAAGTTCCCCCTCCCCAGGACTATTTGGGACGGGGAAGAGACAAGTTATTGCTTTAAAGAGAAATCCAGGAATGTACTTAGGGACTGGTATTCACACAACCCCTACCCATCCCCCCGGGAAAAGCGGGAGCTGGCTGAGGGGACGGGGCTGACCACCACACAAGTCAGTAACTGGTTCAAGAACAGACGTCAGAGGGACAGAGCTGCCGAAGTCAAGGATCGGTAAGATATCCAACCCATTTATTTTATTACCCGATTTATTTTATCCCTCCCCCCTTCATCACCATCACTCTTCCCCGTGGTCACCATCTCCTATCCCGTGCTCCCAACACCTAGTACACCTAAACCCTACATTCTATAATTTTCTGACAACTGTTACGTATCTCCAAAACCATATTCTAAAACTCTTGGACAACGTCCCgttacacccccccccccttccacgacacacacacacatacacaacacgtGATTAAAACTAAAACTTTCTCTACCTTATCAGAACTAGGTAGTCCCCCCCCTCTACCACCCTCTCCCTTATACAACCAAACTTCTATAAAAACTATCACAAACTGTTGTCTGTCAGCAAACCGGACGAAACTTTATGTTTCTCATGATTCAAGATGGATGTCTTGTTTCAACATGGATGCCCTATATACACTATAGAGAATAACTGCCTCCCCATCCCAAGCAGACGAGAACCGAGAACCGCTCCAACTTTCTATTTCTGGTACAGAGGGTCGAGACTACCAGTGGTATCGAATTACACTGTCGAGAACCCGATACCTGCTTATTTTCTCTAGCGCACAAAAGCGTTTGTATTCTTCAAGCCTAATGACATAACTAGGGTAGCAAGGTGGTAATTTGACTTAGAGTAAGGCGATATCCCTTGTCTCGGTTTGGCCCCGAAGGGTCCAGAATCTCAGTATTGGGTGCTGGGGGAGGGAGTTGgattcaaacatattttgtcCCAGCAAAAACTagaatatactgtatatttgtgTGTGCTCCTGGCGCTCATATGTTCTAGAAGGATGTCCTAGATCTAAAAATAGATATTGGGAGGGTACGTGAGAGTGATCCCCCTCCCCCCATGGGGGTCTTATATTGATCTAAGaaaataagaatttttttatatttgtttgacAAGTCCTCCTATCTTTTATAAAATTGTGACAGATTGATACTTTTTTCCCATACACTAGCCTTGTCATGTTTTCCCCACATGGTCTCCATCTCCTTTAATTAGAaggaaattaaatatttgtgataaaagattttaaaagcgaatttcatattatgtttaaattatgtatatatgtttaataatggtttttgtaaaattttggattttatacccgaattttctttttaattatatttgcattataaatattatgcaatgtataaattatgtatggccattaaaatgtatcatttctGTTTCCTTTGTTTAATTTATTGACATTGTTTTCGTAATTGCAAGCgctttttatctttattttaattctaAGATTAATTAATGccataaataattataaattcaaacccgcattacatttttataacattatgataattatcttactaatgtttataaaatttctTACCCAAAGCATGAGCAGCAATGCACTGCTACCACTAACAAGTATATGTTATGTTTATTATAATCagccattttttattttgttcttatTATTAGgcattttattatgttttaatcaTTAATCAGTATGCTGCTATGTTTTTAACGCATTTTAGTTGCTTACATATACTCCAACTCTTCCTGCCTATTTTATTTACAGAGAGGGTTCCGTCTATTTCAGCGATCACTCCCAAGGTGGCCATCAGCTTGGACAAGATGTCGGATCTCCCCAAAGTGACACAACTAAGGACGATTTAAGTGATGATGCCATGTCCGTACCACAACACATACAGACAAAACTGGAGCCTCAAGAAACTCCCAATTCGCATACCCATACCCATCCTCACAACTCAGTTTACGCTGATCTTCAAAAAGCAATGCCAAATGCGCATTTACATCCTAGCATCGGGAACACTGGACCTCCTCCCGGAAGTGGGGTGCTTTCTGTCACAAATGGTTCAAACCAAGATGTTGGACTTCTTCATGACTATCAGACACTATGAGAACTAGACACCAacttaaaaattataacaaagTACTAAAAACGTGTGAAAATTCATTCATGATATATTTGTCTGTGAATAGTTGTGAGATCAATGTTTACCAAGACGTGGTACAAGTTCTAGTGTGCCATAATTATAACATTAATCAAATCTTTAGATTTTGCGCATGCTCGGATATGGACCGGAAGTACTGCCAGAAATAAAAATGTCTGCTT
This genomic window contains:
- the LOC138317936 gene encoding homeobox protein SIX1-like isoform X3, producing MDPYHYSVHFRPGNGAAVGPYADHPMLHEPAPSSGVGSPSPAMLPSFGFTQEQVACVCEVLQQGGNIDRLARFLWSLPACEHLHKNESVLKAKAVVAFHRGNFKELYKILEINNFSPHNHPKLQALWLKAHYIEAEKLRGRPLGAVGKYRVRRKFPLPRTIWDGEETSYCFKEKSRNVLRDWYSHNPYPSPREKRELAEGTGLTTTQVSNWFKNRRQRDRAAEVKDREGSVYFSDHSQGGHQLGQDVGSPQSDTTKDDLSDDAMSVPQHIQTKLEPQETPNSHTHTHPHNSVYADLQKAMPNAHLHPSIGNTGPPPGSGVLSVTNGSNQDVGLLHDYQTL
- the LOC138317936 gene encoding homeobox protein six1-like isoform X2; protein product: MSVSDDDEEFPLEWDFMDEKVHFRPGNGAAVGPYADHPMLHEPAPSSGVGSPSPAMLPSFGFTQEQVACVCEVLQQGGNIDRLARFLWSLPACEHLHKNESVLKAKAVVAFHRGNFKELYKILEINNFSPHNHPKLQALWLKAHYIEAEKLRGRPLGAVGKYRVRRKFPLPRTIWDGEETSYCFKEKSRNVLRDWYSHNPYPSPREKRELAEGTGLTTTQVSNWFKNRRQRDRAAEVKDRDHSQGGHQLGQDVGSPQSDTTKDDLSDDAMSVPQHIQTKLEPQETPNSHTHTHPHNSVYADLQKAMPNAHLHPSIGNTGPPPGSGVLSVTNGSNQDVGLLHDYQTL
- the LOC138317936 gene encoding homeobox protein SIX1-like isoform X1, with product MSVSDDDEEFPLEWDFMDEKVHFRPGNGAAVGPYADHPMLHEPAPSSGVGSPSPAMLPSFGFTQEQVACVCEVLQQGGNIDRLARFLWSLPACEHLHKNESVLKAKAVVAFHRGNFKELYKILEINNFSPHNHPKLQALWLKAHYIEAEKLRGRPLGAVGKYRVRRKFPLPRTIWDGEETSYCFKEKSRNVLRDWYSHNPYPSPREKRELAEGTGLTTTQVSNWFKNRRQRDRAAEVKDREGSVYFSDHSQGGHQLGQDVGSPQSDTTKDDLSDDAMSVPQHIQTKLEPQETPNSHTHTHPHNSVYADLQKAMPNAHLHPSIGNTGPPPGSGVLSVTNGSNQDVGLLHDYQTL
- the LOC138317936 gene encoding homeobox protein SIX1-like isoform X4, translating into MLHEPAPSSGVGSPSPAMLPSFGFTQEQVACVCEVLQQGGNIDRLARFLWSLPACEHLHKNESVLKAKAVVAFHRGNFKELYKILEINNFSPHNHPKLQALWLKAHYIEAEKLRGRPLGAVGKYRVRRKFPLPRTIWDGEETSYCFKEKSRNVLRDWYSHNPYPSPREKRELAEGTGLTTTQVSNWFKNRRQRDRAAEVKDREGSVYFSDHSQGGHQLGQDVGSPQSDTTKDDLSDDAMSVPQHIQTKLEPQETPNSHTHTHPHNSVYADLQKAMPNAHLHPSIGNTGPPPGSGVLSVTNGSNQDVGLLHDYQTL